From Drosophila yakuba strain Tai18E2 chromosome 2L, Prin_Dyak_Tai18E2_2.1, whole genome shotgun sequence, one genomic window encodes:
- the LOC6526822 gene encoding uncharacterized protein LOC6526822 isoform X2 has protein sequence MAASTCVLLVMLIWILSDAVQSAEWEDIQYDPNHPGKCTINPGLVLNPGVSIKDPTHECRKIFCGLSGRVVYHSPLAAAE, from the exons ATGGCCGCGAGTACTTGTGTCCTGTTAGTTATGCTCATCTGGATCCTTTCCGACGCGGTCCAGTCGGCGGAATGGGAGGACATCCAGTACGACCCGA ACCATCCCGGTAAGTGCACCATCAACCCGGGACTCGTCCTGAATCCGGGGGTCAGCATCAAGGATCCCACGCACGAGTGCCGCAAAATCTTCTGCGGACTTAGCGGACGTGTCGTTTACCACAG TCCTTTGGCAGCTGCGGAGTGA
- the LOC26535712 gene encoding uncharacterized protein LOC26535712, with protein MKLLWLMLLGVVAGQHCDKICPIKDNFGCVKKDKKCFYTIRNPCILKAINCNRKAKNLSVLKPISRSKCSETQVPVCDNIDT; from the exons ATGAAGCTACTCTGGCTAATGTTACTGg GTGTTGTTGCCGGGCAACATTGTGATAAGATCTGTCCCATCAAAGATAACTTTGGATGTGTcaaaaaggacaaaaaatGCTTTTACACCATTCGCAATCCATGTATTTTGAAGGCCATAAACTGCAATCGGAAGGCGAAAAACTTATCTG TCCTGAAGCCCATTTCTCGCAGCAAGTGCTCTGAAACGCAAGTTCCAGTTTGCGACAATATCGACACATGA
- the LOC6526823 gene encoding protein FAM32A-like gives MSDEYACVAKGKLKLKNDSDLKKKKKKHKGKDKEKELQKALVEQHLAEAGATSSSTTSGYERKLTKAELASKKQQEKMRNKRIMDKAQTTHKERVEKFNEHLDTLTEHFDIPKVSWTK, from the coding sequence ATGTCCGACGAGTACGCCTGTGTAGCCAAGGGCAAGCTTAAGCTAAAGAACGATTCGGATCtcaagaaaaagaagaagaagcacaaGGGCAAGGACAAGGAAAAGGAGCTGCAAAAGGCGCTCGTGGAGCAGCATTTAGCGGAAGCGGGCGCCACATCCTCCTCCACTACCAGCGGTTACGAACGCAAGCTCACCAAGGCCGAGCTGGCCAGTAagaagcagcaggagaagATGCGCAACAAGCGAATCATGGACAAGGCACAAACCACCCACAAGGAGCGCGTGGAAAAGTTCAACGAGCACCTGGACACGCTAACCGAGCACTTTGACATCCCCAAGGTGTCCTGGACGAAGTGA
- the LOC26534489 gene encoding C-type lectin 37Da — translation MIVKLTGSTSFLVTLLFSLCENVAAYDLHHKILAPFVKIGGGYYFIERNLQKNWFDAYESCRRLQAELITLETEDELRLVSKYLTQNNIFDRYWTSGTDLSEQGKHVWFSNGQPLSSQLWYSGEPNNKDKKEHCDELGNRIKDKPGMNDLDCNSKIGYICEIHSEEHCSHGH, via the exons ATGATTGTTAAACTGACTGGATCAACTTCCTTTTTAGTAACACTATTGTTTTCGCTTTGTGAAAATGTTGCTG cttatGACTTGCATCACAAAATTCTCGCCCCATTTGTAAAGATTGGAGGCGGTTACTATTTTATTGAACGAAACCTTCAGAAAAATTGGTTTGATGCCTACGAATCTTGTCGACGACTACAAGCTGAATTAATAACGCTTGAAACTGAAGACGAGCTGCGACTGGTATCCAAATACCTTACgcaaaataacattttcgaCCGCTATTGGACCTCGGGAACGGATTTGTCAGAGCAAGGAAAACATGTTTGGTTTTCCAATGGACAGCCTTTATCATCGCAATTGTGGTACTCGGGAGAACCAAATAACAAAGATAAAAAGGAGCATTGCGATGAACTGGGAAATAGGATTAAAGATAAACCTGGAATGAATGATTTAGATTGCAACTCAAAAATTGGTTATATTTGCGAAATACATAGCGAAGAACATTGCAGCCATGGTCATTGA
- the LOC6526822 gene encoding uncharacterized protein LOC6526822 isoform X1, with protein MAASTCVLLVMLIWILSDAVQSAEWEDIQYDPNHPGKCTINPGLVLNPGVSIKDPTHECRKIFCGLSGRVVYHSCGVSILSPPCRYGGYINLDLPYPDCCSRALLCR; from the exons ATGGCCGCGAGTACTTGTGTCCTGTTAGTTATGCTCATCTGGATCCTTTCCGACGCGGTCCAGTCGGCGGAATGGGAGGACATCCAGTACGACCCGA ACCATCCCGGTAAGTGCACCATCAACCCGGGACTCGTCCTGAATCCGGGGGTCAGCATCAAGGATCCCACGCACGAGTGCCGCAAAATCTTCTGCGGACTTAGCGGACGTGTCGTTTACCACAG CTGCGGAGTGAGCATCCTGTCGCCTCCTTGCCGCTACGGTGGATATATCAATCTAGATCTTCCCTATCCGGACTGCTGCAGCAGAGCCCTACTTTGCAGATAG
- the LOC26536280 gene encoding C-type lectin 37Da: MISKLTTLSAFLAIISLSAAFQISTRDNDGVAVYLNTPTDPFVKIGDNYFFVESKREINWYDAFEACRQMNADLVAFKDLKEQKLVSQYLVGKKLIDNFWTSGTDFAKQDYFVWFSTGQPVATDLWCKGEPNNAGGIEHCVEFLSNVGLGLNDRNCSLPRGYICQAPQPKTVSFIVW, encoded by the exons atgatttcaaaGTTAACTACACTTAGTGCCTTCCTGGCAATAATTTCTCTGTCTGCGGCCTTCCAAATATCGACTCGTGATAATGACG GTGTGGCAGTATATCTGAATACACCCACAGATCCATTCGTCAAGATCGGAGACAATTATTTCTTTGTTGAAAGTAAGCGCGAAATAAACTGGTATGATGCCTTCGAGGCTTGTCGTCAAATGAACGCTGACCTGGTCGCATTTAAAGACTTGAAGGAACAGAAACTGGTATCTCAGTACCTTGTTGGTAAGAAACTTATTGACAATTTTTGGACCTCTGGCACCGACTTTGCCAAGCAGGActattttgtttggttttctaCGGGTCAGCCCGTAGCTACGGATTTGTGGTGTAAAGGGGAGCCAAATAATGCTGGAGGAATTGAGCACTGCGTTGAATTCCTATCCAATGTGGGACTGGGATTGAATGACCGGAACTGCTCCCTCCCGAGGGGCTATATTTGCCAGGCACCGCAGCCGAAAACAGTTTCATTTATTGTGTGGTAG
- the LOC6526820 gene encoding mucin-5AC: MAKLSRRASSSAATPSTARTATTATTGLTSVNPSHATQQAKVQQHHLQQEQPQQRIARRAASNSNRIQAAALIDTSHDVLHENPPPPPTPATLSNSSSNSNSNSSYHSNTATPTAPAHAHVTATPYMPLLPPGERNLTEAENAAERARIREEFFATYDVMTGVRIAATLGGFFGLMVFLIVWKSRSSSNETMKVLKDPKMAAVAAVCMQEEEEREIHDAIVATGMSIYPDEYDAMVYRRQRMLSLGNVSAPPLLNRGYRCGSMGGVGVGAPAGYSYLLEPPRRFSYSSMSGAGGHVGRRKSGSESSRIFSNYPMGGSFGTDDYFVETEDELDAEEYMQPGAADEPDHQHQRTDSTRSKPGFLSVPMAGQDSRRSSAMTCCSTDSSYLERRTSAYMGGCMGNLPPTLQRKLSTASRTSSIDNWDYYYPDIQVIQPTPKASPCPSERSVHEGSGSGSASGSRTSNLSASNVKRKHSIVSYDPHSAQAGRKQQIHSISADTVDVYPYNQESSVDLALALPLPKPVQSAPPTSAHQAFHFCDSPSEELRLGVRRKLTLVELQHNESNNNSFPYTANAAVPAGAPVTAASSSSISVDSTPVSLERLNGAGSCGSASLATISASNKLPPLGNNNPEKRAPLASLSSFKISSLECPDSELRSLDEDSVFGLESPADTDDDMQQLSSDSEEQEAAAHAAQVQAASIRASGETKPSTVLHALPVKRMSLSAVPSAGLTSAALTSGGGGARPRRPLLQRHRTISVTSSDRVALINQPLQQFHMGLPIQSEAPPLETHFGAVVSQSPPRRGPLLQQYSDPQTTTTTTTTTTTEEDTCSTLNTELGLVEASGVTLGGAESATHTQYSSLNTVISMGRSTPSPVPVSVPGLAIRMDNNAATQATQQPAQLPTNAIRLGHDPCPSSVSDSVITTRQQSICVPASLKDLILRKGSGPATVPTGGITRSAANLSCEGGVTASTTTTATPAVMLELPLIRLPHEDEDQQEHHAHLEREGGGLDGEKRDPSLPGTSRKWSKETLF; this comes from the exons ATGGCCAAACTTTCACGACGTGCCTCGTCGTCTGCAGCAACGCCCTCCACAGCAAGAACAGCAACTACTGCAACAACCGGATTGACATCAGTCAATCCAAGTCATGCCACGCAGCAAGCAAAGGTGCAACAGCATCatctgcagcaggagcagccacaGCAACGGATTGCCCGTCGTGccgccagcaacagcaatcgAATCCAAGCAGCGGCTCTCATTGACACGAGTCATGATGTCCTGCATGAGAatccaccgccaccaccgacACCGGCGACGCTTTCgaacagcagtagcaacagtAACAGTAACAGCAGCTACCACAGTaacactgccacgcccacagcacCCGCCCATGCCCACGTCACGGCCACGCCCTATATGCCGCTACTGCCGCCGGGCGAGCGGAATCTGACGGAGGCGGAAAACGCGGCGGAGCGGGCCAGGATACGGGAGGAGTTCTTTGCCACGTACGACGTGATGACGGGCGTCAGGATCGCTGCCACTTTGGGCGGCTTCTTTGGCCTGATGGTGTTCTTGATCGTTTGGAagagtcgcagcagcagcaacgagaCGATGAAGGTGCTCAAGGATCCGAAAATGGCTGCCGTTGCGGCGGTGTGCatgcaggaggaggaggagcgaGAAATACACGACGCCATCGTAGCCACGGGTATGTCCATTTATCCGGATGAGTACGATGCAATGGTCTACCGCCGACAGCGGATGCTCTCACTGGGCAATGTGAGTGCTCCGCCGCTGCTGAATCGTGGATATCGGTGTGGTTCGATGG GTGGCGTTGGTGTGGGCGCTCCAGCGGGCTATAGCTACCTGCTAGAGCCACCGCGTCGCTTCTCCTACTCCTCAATGTCCGGCGCAGGAGGTCATGTGGGACGTCGCAAGAGTGGGTCGGAGTCGTCGCGCATCTTCAGTAACTATCCAATGGGCGGCAGCTTTGGCACGGACGACTATTTCGTGGAGACGGAGGACGAACTGGATGCGGAGGAGTACATGCAACCAGGTGCCGCGGATGAGCCCGATCACCAGCACCAGAGAACGGATTCCACGCGCAGCAAGCCGGGATTTCTGTCCGTACCGATGGCG GGGCAGGACTCACGGCGAAGTAGTGCCATGACCTGCTGCAGTACCGATAGCTCCTACTTGGAGCGGCGCACGTCTGCCTACATGGGCGGTTGCATGGGCAACCTGCCGCCCACGCTGCAACGGAAGCTATCAACTGCCTCGCGGACTTCGAGTATCGATAACTGGGACTACTACTACCCGGACATTCAGGTGATCCAGCCCACACCCAAGGCCTCGCCATGTCCCTCGGAGCGCAGTGTCCACGAAGGATCGGGATCGGGTTCTGCGAGCGGATCGAGGACGTCCAATCTCAGTGCATCCAATGTCAAGCGGAAGCACAGCATTGTGTCCTATGATCCGCACAGTGCCCAGGCGGGTAGGAAGCAGCAGATCCACTCCATCAGCGCGGACACTGTGGACGTCTATCCGTACAACCAGGAGAGTAGCGTGGACCTGGCTTTGGCTCTGCCACTTCCCAAGCCTGTGCAGTCTGCCCCGCCCACCAGTGCCCACCAGGCGTTCCACTTCTGCGACTCGCCATCCGAGGAACTGCGTCTGGGTGTGCGACGAAAGCTCACGCTGGTGGAGCTGCAGCACAAcgagagcaacaacaacagctttCCGTACACGGCCAATGCGGCGGTTCCGGCCGGAGCGCCGGTCACGGCAGCCAGCTCCAGTAGTATCAGCGTGGACAGCACTCCGGTGAGTCTGGAGCGGTTAAATGGCGCGGGGAGCTGCGGAAGCGCCAGCCTGGCCACCATTTCCGCGTCCAACAAACTGCCGCCGCTGGGCAATAACAATCCGGAGAAGCGAGCGCCGCTGGCCTCACTAAGTTCCTTCAAGATCTCCTCGCTGGAGTGTCCCGACTCCGAGCTGCGCTCTCTGGATGAGGACTCGGTCTTTGGGCTGGAGAGTCCGGCGGACACGGACGATGACATGCAGCAGCTGAGCAGCGAcagcgaggagcaggaggcggCAGCCCACGCAGCCCAAGTCCAGGCCGCCTCGATCCGAGCTAGTGGCGAAACCAAGCCCAGTACTGTGCTGCATGCCTTGCCAGTTAAACGGATGAGCCTGAGTGCGGTGCCCTCTGCGGGATTGACGAGTGCTGCCCTGActagtggtggtggtggtgctcgGCCCCGGCGACCGCTGCTCCAACGACATCGCACCATCAGTGTCACTTCCAGCGACCGAGTGGCTCTTATCAATCAGCCTCTGCAACAGTTCCACATGGGCTTGCCCATCCAGTCGGAGGCGCCACCGCTGGAAACCCACTTTGGGGCAGTGGTGAGCCAGAGTCCACCCAGGCGGGGACCTTTGCTGCAGCAGTACAGCGATCCgcagacgacgacgacgactacAACGACCACCACCACGGAGGAGGACACCTGCTCCACCCTGAATACCGAGCTCGGGTTGGTGGAGGCGTCTGGAGTAACTCTCGGCGGTGCCGAGTCCGCCACCCACACTCAGTACAGCAGCCTCAACACGGTAATCAGCATGGGCCGGTCCACGCCCAGTCCCGTTCCCGTTTCTGTTCCTGGTCTGGCCATACGGATGGACAATAATGCCGCCACCCAAGCCACACAGCAGCCAGCTCAACTGCCAACAAACGCCATCCGGCTGGGACACGATCCCTGCCCCTCTTCCGTGTCCGACTCGGTGATAACGACGCGGCAGCAGAGCATCTGTGTGCCCGCCTCCCTTAAGGATCTGATCCTGCGCAAGGGATCTGGTCCCGCCACAGTTCCCACCGGCGGTATCACTCGGAGTGCCGCCAATCTGAGCTGTGAAGGTGGAGTCACTGCATCAACCACAACGACTGCGACGCCCGCCGTCATGCTAGAGCTTCCCCTAATCCGCCTTCCCcacgaggacgaggaccaGCAGGAGCATCACGCCCACTTGGAGCGGGAGGGCGGAGGCTTGGACGGCGAAAAGCGCGATCCCAGCCTGCCCGGCACTTCCAGGAAATGGTCCAAGGAGACACTCTTCTAG
- the LOC6526824 gene encoding uncharacterized protein LOC6526824 codes for MTSCVPAQQQKDQEQLLKELTSSGDEMDDPDDPDQDHHQLVEPTFSFSNSNTCWVCNGYYGPNFGEPLCGACHAFLYNAQRAEELLTELSDDEDSGNDEPPFKDKQEDEETENDVDIMGFEDLEDPQPAAVQPHPNPQPPMEPQDQQPAQPVIDLPQPVPEAAAPRRESPERDFEHERAINPFLLPIKRPRATGPLALPHYMHELADGRARVHEYNGASGSGASGSSRNIVNIIPVEVMLKIFAYLDDMSLWMASEVCKQWHDIIGKNTAQSMWKAYIKQRWPLFDSLADNPNWYRLYGALMSSCFCRTCLIEMGGRGQDAHEADPQLGEREPGNVMRDNFLRGEANLLNSYESEGISAIPLDRQNNYWQATILGPPGSPYEGGKFFLFIYFPERYPMTPPTVRFLTKILHPNVSRHGDVGIDIFQQHNWSLALNVAKVLLSVQSLLTDPYTEVCMEPELGYIYEHERERFEQLVRSWTWKYAMYELIATR; via the exons ATGACTAGCTGCGTGCCAGCGCAGCAGCAAAAGGACCAGGAGCAGTTGCTGAAGGAACTGACTAGCAGTGGCGACGAGATGGACGACCCGGACGATCCGGACCAGGACCACCACCAGCTGGTAGAGCCGACCTTCTCTTTTTCG AATAGTAACACCTGCTGGGTGTGCAACGGCTACTATGGGCCCAACTTTGGGGAGCCGTTGTGCGGCGCCTGCCACGCCTTCCTATACAACGCACAGCGGGCGGAGGAGCTGCTCACAGAGCTCTCCGACGACGAGGATTCTGGGAACGACGAGCCACCGTTCAAGGACAAGCAGGAGGACGAGGAGACCGAAAACGATGTAGACATCATGGGCTTTGAGGATCTAGAGGACCCCCAACCGGCAGCTGTCCAACCGCATCCAAATCCGCAGCCACCAATGGAGCCACAGGATCAACAACCAGCCCAACCAGTTATAGATCTGCCCCAGCCGGTGCCGGAAGCTGCCGCACCACGACGTGAGTCTCCGGAGCGCGACTTTGAGCACGAGAGGGCCATCAATCCCTTCCTGCTGCCCATAAAGCGTCCGCGGGCCACGGGTCCCTTGGCTCTGCCACATTATATGCATGAGCTGGCTGATGGAAGGGCGCGAGTGCATGAATACAATGGCGCCAGCGGAAGTGGCGCaagtggcagcagcagaaacattGTCAACATAATACCCGTCGAGGTTATGCTGAAGATATTCGCCTATCTGGACGATATGTCGCTGTGGATGGCTAGTGAAGTTTGCAAGCAATGGCACGACATTATTGGGAAAAACACGGCCCAGAGCATGTGGAAGGCGTATATCAAGCAGCGCTGGCCGCTGTTCGACAGTTTGGCGGACAATCCCAACTGGTACCGGCTGTACGGGGCGCTGATGTCTTCCTGCTTCTGTCGCACTTGCCTAATTGAGATGGGCGGACGGGGCCAGGACGCACATGAAGCAGATCCACAGCTGGGCGAGCGGGAGCCAGGCAACGTAATGCGCGACAACTTCCTGCGCGGTGAAGCCAATCTGCTGAACAGCTACGAATCTGAGGGCATATCGGCCATACCGCTGGATCGACAAAACAACTACTGGCAGGCGACAATCCTGGGGCCACCAGGGAGTCCCTACGAAGGCGGCAAGTTCTTCCTGTTTATCTACTTTCCGGAACGATATCCGATGACGCCGCCCACGGTTCGATTTCTCACCAAAATCCTGCATCCAAATGTGTCGCGGCATGGGGACGTGGGCATCGACATCTTCCAGCAGCACAACTGGTCTCTGGCGTTGAACGTGGCTAAAGTATTGCTTTCGGTGCAGAGCCTGCTAACCGATCCGTATACTGAGGTCTGCATGGAGCCGGAACTTGGATATATCTATGAGCACGAGCGCGAGCGGTTTGAGCAACTGGTGCGCTCGTGGACATGGAAGTACGCCATGTATGAGCTAATTGCAACGCGCTGA